From the Methanobacterium sp. CWC-01 genome, the window CTCCCATTTACAGCAGAGGTTGGATGAAGATTGGGTGAGGATGGGTTTCAGGAAGGAACGCAGCTACATACCCCACCTTACCATAGGCCGGGTGAAGGGGCCTCGGAATCGGGAGGCCCTCATTAGTAAAATCCGGGAACTGGAGAGGGTAGATATTGGCCCCCTCCCAGTAGAAAAACTAGTGCTCAAAAAGAGTGATCTCACCCCGGTGGGACCCATCTACACCGACCTTCAGGAGTTCCCCCTGGGTTAGTTGTGAGGTGTCGAATTTTTGCCTGATCTCAATCTAATTCTTGAAAAAATAGAGCCCTCCCCGGAAGAAAAAAGGAAGGTGAAAGGTTTGGCCAGTGAACTCATTGGGATCATAAACCAGGAAGCCCATAAACAAGGCATCCCCGCCAATGCTATCCTGGTGGGCTCGGTGGCCAAGGGCACCAGACTGGCCGGCAAGGCTGATGTGGATATTTTCATAACCTTTCCCCTGAGCTGTTCCCAGGATTATCTAAAGAATAAAGGTCTGGAACTGGGTCACCACTGCATAGAGAAGATGGAAAGCGACTATGAAGAACGATATGCATCCCATCCCTACGTCACTGGATTCATAAATGGTTACCAGGTTGACTTCGTGCCATGCTATGCCATCAAGATTGGTAGTGAACTTAAATCTGCCGTGGACCGGACCGTGCTCCACACTGAATATATCAAGGCTAATCTAAAGCCAGAGCAGACAGGTGAAGTGCTCTTACTCAAGCGTTTCATGCAGGTGGTGGGTTGCTACGGCTCCGAATTCAAGGTGGGAGGATTCCCGGGTTATCTGGCAGAACTACTTATCCTCGAGTATGGGACATTCCTTAGGGTGCTGGAAGCTGCGTCTAAAGAGTGGATGCCCGGTTATATGGTGGATCTGGAAGAACATGGCACCGCCAGTAACTTTCATGATCCCTTGGTGGTGGTGGATCCGGTGGATGAGAACCGTAACGTTGCTGCCGCTTTAACCAGGCAGAAGATGGCCGAGTTTGTGGTGGCGGCCTCCCAGTATATTGAAAACCCCAGTCCGGACTTCTTTTTTGATAAAGAACGGAAAATCAATGCAAAGCTCCTTAAAGAGGAGCTCATATCTCGTGGGACGGAGAACCTTATTTTAAAATTTCACTCCCCTGAATTACCGGAGGATGCTCTCTATCCCCAGATCAGGAAGACCGAGCATTCCCTGGTGAATATCCTGAAAAGATCGGGTTTCCGGGTGTGGGGTAGTGATTCGGTTAGTTATCATAGCCAGGTGTTCATAATCCTGGAACTGGAGGTCTACAATCTCCCCCCCTTCAAGCGACACTATGGCCCCCAGGTGTGGAACCGGGTGCACAGTAGAATCTTCCAGGAAAAGTACCAGCCCCATTGCTGGGTGGAAGAAGATGCCTGGGTTGCCCTAGTTAGACGTGACCACACCACTGCTGAGTCATTATTAAAGTATGTTATCTCCCGGGATGGTATCCGGCATCTGCGGACCGGCCGACATCTCAAAGACCAGTTGATGGATGGATACCAGCTTCTGTCTCTTCCAGATTTTTTAGAAGACGAAACCCCAGACCAGAAGGTTCTGAATTGGCTCTATCACTACCTGCATAAAAACGAGTTTCCAGGGGATATTTATTGAAA encodes:
- the cca gene encoding CCA tRNA nucleotidyltransferase, with the protein product MPDLNLILEKIEPSPEEKRKVKGLASELIGIINQEAHKQGIPANAILVGSVAKGTRLAGKADVDIFITFPLSCSQDYLKNKGLELGHHCIEKMESDYEERYASHPYVTGFINGYQVDFVPCYAIKIGSELKSAVDRTVLHTEYIKANLKPEQTGEVLLLKRFMQVVGCYGSEFKVGGFPGYLAELLILEYGTFLRVLEAASKEWMPGYMVDLEEHGTASNFHDPLVVVDPVDENRNVAAALTRQKMAEFVVAASQYIENPSPDFFFDKERKINAKLLKEELISRGTENLILKFHSPELPEDALYPQIRKTEHSLVNILKRSGFRVWGSDSVSYHSQVFIILELEVYNLPPFKRHYGPQVWNRVHSRIFQEKYQPHCWVEEDAWVALVRRDHTTAESLLKYVISRDGIRHLRTGRHLKDQLMDGYQLLSLPDFLEDETPDQKVLNWLYHYLHKNEFPGDIY